The following proteins are co-located in the Gordonia polyisoprenivorans genome:
- a CDS encoding TetR/AcrR family transcriptional regulator — protein sequence MADTDAAPATVPRTQAQRSAATREKVLDATIASLIERGYGATSTQEVNRRAGVSRGALLHQFPTREALVVAAIGRLVDRRKAEIIERAGSGAEDLTLLLEVFDGPLFYAALELWVAARTDPVLREALIPVEERIAGELVTTGVAVFGGRYSTEQIELAAELARGLAISRLLREPDADREFARRMITTLMEALNR from the coding sequence ATGGCTGATACCGATGCCGCGCCCGCAACCGTGCCGCGTACGCAGGCGCAACGCTCGGCGGCGACGCGGGAGAAGGTGCTCGACGCGACGATCGCCTCACTGATCGAGCGGGGATACGGGGCGACAAGCACTCAGGAGGTCAACCGCCGGGCCGGGGTGTCGCGCGGGGCGCTGCTGCACCAGTTCCCCACGCGGGAGGCTCTCGTGGTTGCCGCGATCGGACGCCTCGTCGATCGACGTAAGGCCGAGATCATCGAACGCGCCGGCAGCGGTGCGGAGGATCTGACGCTGCTCCTCGAGGTGTTCGACGGACCGCTCTTCTACGCCGCACTGGAATTGTGGGTGGCCGCCCGCACCGACCCGGTCCTGCGGGAAGCGTTGATCCCGGTGGAGGAGCGGATCGCCGGTGAACTCGTCACCACCGGTGTCGCGGTATTCGGCGGCCGGTATTCGACCGAACAGATCGAGCTGGCCGCCGAACTGGCGCGCGGCCTGGCGATCTCACGTCTGTTGCGCGAGCCCGACGCCGACCGCGAGTTCGCGCGTCGGATGATCACCACGCTGATGGAGGCATTGAACCGATGA
- a CDS encoding flavin-containing monooxygenase: MSTNPVAEPDVLIVGVGFGGLAALHRLRTDHPDLTVMAVERAESPGGVWRDNSYPGAACDVPTSLYSLSFADNPDWSHTYGRGWEIKNYAESVAAEFVDQIRYGCEVLSATWDSDEQRWCVETSEGPIRSRFVIAAPGALSAPTIPAVQGLDAYEGTVFHTAAWDHAHDLTGRRVAVIGSGASAIQVVPEIVDKVAELVVFQRTPSWVIPRLDRTIGPMERAVYQRFPKAHRAARKFTWLTHEFHVFAMAHHQRVLRAFRAISLAHLRRQVTDPGLRRRLTPDFSIGCKRILISNKWYPALAHPRTRVTGALSSLTPTSAVSADGTEFDVDTVVFATGFTPTSPPLAKVIVGRDGRRLDEVWHGSPSAYRGVEVPDFPNLFLLYGPNTNLGHSSIILMLEAQAYYIGQALTHLKAVDAPTVEVTEAAHDAYVADIDAQLSGTVWNSGGCGSWYIDSTGRNSVMWPTYTGTYRRMMSHFDPADHVLGVPAPVRELLARS, encoded by the coding sequence ATGAGCACGAACCCTGTAGCGGAACCCGATGTGCTGATCGTCGGCGTCGGATTCGGTGGCCTTGCCGCGCTGCATCGTCTGCGGACCGACCATCCGGATCTGACGGTGATGGCGGTCGAACGCGCCGAGAGTCCCGGTGGCGTGTGGCGCGACAACAGCTATCCGGGTGCCGCCTGCGACGTGCCCACCTCGTTGTACTCGTTGTCGTTCGCCGACAACCCGGACTGGTCTCATACCTACGGACGTGGATGGGAGATCAAGAACTACGCCGAGTCCGTCGCCGCCGAGTTCGTTGATCAGATCCGGTACGGATGCGAAGTGCTCTCTGCCACATGGGACTCCGACGAGCAGCGTTGGTGCGTCGAGACCTCCGAGGGTCCGATACGTTCCCGCTTTGTCATCGCGGCACCCGGTGCGTTGTCGGCGCCGACGATACCTGCGGTCCAGGGGCTCGACGCCTACGAAGGCACCGTCTTCCACACGGCTGCATGGGATCACGCGCACGACCTGACGGGTAGGCGGGTTGCGGTGATCGGTAGCGGGGCGTCGGCGATCCAGGTGGTTCCCGAGATCGTCGACAAGGTGGCCGAACTCGTGGTGTTCCAGCGCACGCCCTCGTGGGTCATCCCGCGTCTGGACCGCACCATCGGACCGATGGAACGAGCTGTCTATCAACGATTCCCGAAGGCGCACCGGGCCGCCCGGAAGTTCACGTGGCTCACCCACGAATTCCATGTGTTCGCGATGGCGCACCACCAACGAGTCCTCCGCGCGTTTCGCGCGATCTCGCTCGCGCACCTGCGTCGGCAGGTCACCGATCCGGGGTTGCGCCGGCGACTCACACCGGACTTCAGCATCGGTTGCAAGCGGATCCTGATCAGCAACAAGTGGTATCCGGCGCTGGCGCATCCGCGCACCAGGGTGACCGGTGCTCTCTCCTCGCTGACGCCGACCAGTGCGGTGAGCGCCGACGGTACCGAATTCGACGTCGACACCGTCGTTTTCGCGACGGGTTTCACCCCGACGAGTCCTCCGTTGGCGAAAGTCATCGTTGGGCGCGATGGTCGGCGACTCGATGAGGTGTGGCACGGTTCGCCGAGCGCATACCGCGGCGTCGAGGTCCCCGATTTCCCGAATCTCTTTCTGCTGTACGGACCCAACACCAATCTCGGCCATTCGTCGATCATCCTGATGCTCGAAGCCCAGGCCTACTACATCGGGCAAGCCCTGACGCACCTGAAAGCCGTAGACGCACCAACCGTCGAGGTCACCGAGGCGGCGCACGACGCCTACGTCGCCGATATCGACGCCCAGCTGAGTGGCACCGTCTGGAATTCCGGTGGTTGTGGCAGCTGGTATATCGACTCGACCGGCCGCAACTCGGTGATGTGGCCGACCTACACCGGCACCTACCGCCGCATGATGTCGCACTTCGACCCCGCCGACCACGTCCTCGGTGTGCCCGCCCCGGTCCGCGAACTGCTGGCTCGCTCGTGA
- a CDS encoding HNH endonuclease has protein sequence MIESTTILDAETVDAEAVFATIVTQLSDLQWNPDMTGPQAFGAMKQVLLLRDLIDHHATTLTGELDRLGVADHKTTRLRELLISMGFAPSVAGRYVRVAGTTDVNLLLAHAADGSISSEHADAIVRGLAHIDTRSPEPMDTVQRCEYLQKLLSHYFAGFTPAEINLYARQLGNELAADTPGGLPAAEDKNINSYTDRITDDGRLEISANLDIVAGEKTRTLMETLSKPKPQPDGSPDPRTPEQICAAAFETIVELAAQGLADTTFSAKPTNGLLWTWSADNPALGGDLQNMGAITEATAKLLSCDTTITKIILDPNGVPLSVGEEKRFFTPGQRKALLVRDRGCIKCGTHAGRCQGHHLVHWSKGGPTDLDNGCLLCTSCHDDIHHHGWDIIMGFDRHPWLIPPASVDPKRQPVPSYHRRTMRLNDAAA, from the coding sequence ATGATCGAATCCACTACCATTCTTGACGCGGAAACCGTTGACGCCGAAGCAGTCTTCGCCACCATCGTCACCCAACTCAGCGACCTGCAATGGAACCCGGACATGACCGGACCCCAAGCCTTCGGTGCAATGAAGCAGGTCCTGCTGCTGCGAGACCTGATCGATCACCACGCCACCACCCTCACCGGCGAACTGGACCGGCTGGGCGTCGCCGATCACAAAACCACCCGACTGCGAGAACTGTTGATCAGCATGGGTTTCGCGCCCTCGGTCGCAGGTCGGTATGTGCGGGTCGCCGGCACCACCGATGTAAATCTGTTGTTGGCGCATGCCGCGGACGGATCCATTTCTTCCGAACACGCCGACGCCATCGTCCGCGGACTGGCGCACATCGACACCCGCTCCCCCGAACCTATGGACACCGTCCAACGCTGCGAATACCTGCAGAAACTGCTGTCACACTACTTCGCCGGATTCACCCCCGCCGAAATCAACCTCTACGCACGGCAACTCGGAAACGAATTGGCGGCCGACACACCGGGCGGGTTACCTGCCGCCGAGGACAAGAACATCAACAGCTACACCGACCGCATCACCGACGACGGACGGCTGGAAATCTCAGCGAACCTCGACATCGTGGCCGGCGAGAAAACCCGCACCCTGATGGAAACCTTGTCCAAACCAAAGCCCCAACCCGACGGGTCCCCGGATCCGCGGACACCTGAGCAGATCTGTGCTGCCGCGTTTGAGACGATCGTCGAACTTGCGGCACAAGGATTGGCGGACACCACCTTCTCGGCCAAACCGACCAACGGCCTGTTGTGGACCTGGTCGGCCGACAACCCGGCACTCGGCGGCGACTTGCAGAATATGGGCGCGATCACCGAAGCCACCGCCAAGTTGCTGTCGTGTGACACGACGATCACCAAAATTATCCTCGATCCGAACGGTGTACCCCTCAGTGTTGGTGAAGAGAAACGCTTCTTCACCCCAGGCCAACGCAAAGCGTTGTTGGTCCGTGACCGTGGATGTATCAAATGCGGAACCCACGCCGGCCGCTGCCAAGGACACCACCTCGTCCACTGGAGCAAGGGTGGTCCCACCGACCTCGACAACGGCTGCCTCCTCTGCACCAGCTGCCACGACGACATCCACCACCACGGCTGGGACATCATCATGGGATTCGACCGACACCCCTGGCTGATCCCACCCGCCAGCGTCGATCCGAAACGACAACCAGTGCCGTCCTACCACCGACGCACCATGCGACTCAACGACGCAGCAGCCTGA